The following is a genomic window from Rutidosis leptorrhynchoides isolate AG116_Rl617_1_P2 chromosome 8, CSIRO_AGI_Rlap_v1, whole genome shotgun sequence.
TTTTTTTTGTGTGGAATCATGTTTTGCTTGTGCCTTTTATAAGCTGTTTTCATGTTACACCCCTTATATTATCTTTACAGCAAGAGGACAAGTGGTTTTGACATGGGCCCACCTACTGCTGCAACTCAACCTGGGGCTGTTGGTTAGTGATTTGTTTCTCTCATAACTTTATTTTAGAATTTGTGCTTCTCACATCCATATTAGAACTAGTCTTTGAAATGCTTGTGATGTACTAGTAGCCTTTATGATGCACTGCAAAATTCTCATTATTACTCTGTTTATAATCAACACTGAGGACAATTGTTGTGTTGTTGGCTGTTGTGTGTGGTTTTTGTATGTGTTATTGTGTCTATGTTGGGCCAAATTTGTGCAAACCGGGCGTCACTACAGTAGATTTTATGTTCAACAAGGAACGAGTGCACCAATAAGCTGGATCTTATCACCTTCAGAGTGCAACTGTTGTTATTTGGTAGACTTGCAATTGTTCCCAGCATCTGCAGTAAGGAAAATTTTAATATTAGTACTCAAATCATATGTAAATCTAGGTATGAAATAGTTTTTCTGCCCTTACAAATCTGGTGCAAGTACAAATCAATACAAGCTTCTAGATGTGTTGCTTAAAGAACCAGGGCAACATTTTTATTCTTATGTGTATCAACTTTGTTTATGCATGTTCACCTTTTTCGTTTTGTGATCATGCAGGACAAATGCATGATGCTCCTCAATTAACACCAGGAGTGTTGCCAAACATGTTTCCTTTTGGTACACCACAGGTATTTATGCTTTTCATCTTTTGATTTTTGTGTTATATTATTTGATTATGATAACTTTGATAGTTTATCATCATATTGTTATTTTTTTCCTAATCAGATGGGAGCTTTTCCTATGATGCCAGCTCACACAATGACTCAGCAGGTATCTATATAGTGCTCAGTTGGTTTACAATTCATTTAGGTGCGATTTTCATTATTGTGTTGCTAGATGATATTTCTTTCTTTTTGTAGGCTACAAGGCATGCACGGCGAGTGTATGTTGGCGGTCTACCCCCATTGGCTAACGAACAGGTTCTACATTTGAACTATTCTTGAAATTTGCATTTTCCTGTTTCTTGAAACCTGGATATTGGTTTGCTATATTTTCTAGCTTAACATAAAGGTCACCTGTTTCATTCAATGCTATATTACTTATTATGTATGCTTCATCATCTACATCTTCATTTTATCATTGGTTATTCCTTTTTTCTTATTGTTATGTAACATCCATGTTTAACTCAAAATCAATTTGTCCATGACATTAGTATTTGTTATAAGCATATCAGTTAACTTTTGATTTATAAGTGGCGCTAAACTTATTTGTATGTTTGGAGCAGACAATAGCAACTTTCTTTAGCCAAGTTATGACAGCAATAGGTGGAACATCTGCTGGGCCAGGTTGGTCAACCTCTTTGACTTTTTGTATACTGTAAACACTTTCATCTAGTTATTTCTTTTTATTCTATATCCTTGCATAAAAAATATAGTAGTATGATCCTATATATATTGTTAGCAGGTGATGCGGTTGTTAATGTATACATCAATCATGAAAAGAAGTTTGCATTTGTGGAGATGAGGACCGTTGAAGAAGCAAGTAATGCAATGACACTCGATGGAATCATTTTTGAGGTACATAACAATCACCATTTAGtttcttttttcatttttttaaaaattttcgtTGACCTGATCTTTTTGACTTTTTGGTTTTTACTAGGGTGTGTCTGTGAGAGTTCGAAGACCTACTGACTACAATCCATCATTAGCTGCAGTTCTTGGTCCAAGTCAACCAAATCCAAATCTTAATTTAGCTGCTGCTGGGCTTACACCAGGGTAAGtcagtgtatatatatgtatatgtatacatatatacatataggttTTTGCTTATTGAATTTCTGAATCAAGTCACTAGTCAGACATACTAAAAGTTATATCTAGTTATAGAACTTTtaggttgattttttttttttttttttttttttttttgaagatgaATTTGTTATTTATAACCTGTTCTCAGTGGTATTGGTGGAGTTGAAGGACCTGACCGTGTATTTGTCGGAGGATTGCCGTATTACTTTACTGAAGTACAAATACGGGAGTTGCTAGAATCATTTGGGTATTCTCACCATTTTTGATGCTTTATATTTTGGTTACACTCACGGACACGTGCATTTATTATACGTATTATGGTCTGACACAAGTCATTAATGGTTCAGGCCACTGCGTGGGTTTGACCTTGTTAAGGACAGAGACACAGGAAACTCCAAAGGTTATGGCTTCTGTGTTTATGAGGTAATTGCTATTGATAATTGTTCTTTATCTTGTATGACTTCAAACGATTATTGGTATTAACTACTGTTTtgcttttaaattattaatattgttttagtTTTGCTATCTAAACTGGTATCTAAGTCTAACTACCACTTAAAGCAATATTGTTTTGTTGGTTTTTTACCCTTGGCCCTATCTAACCTGGATTTACTTCTGATTTGTGGCATTATGCATTTGTATGTCTTGAATACATGTTTCTTTAGGTAAATGTATAATTTTATATATGCATAATCAAATAAAAATGAATTTCCCTTTCAGGATAATGCAGTTACGGACGTTGCATGTGCTGCATTAAATGGCTTAAAAATGGGTGATAAGACTCTGACAGTCAGGCGTGCTACCATCAGGTTGGTTTTCAAACTTAagtagtttttttatttttttatttttttattttttttttgcttgtTGAACAAAGAAGATTTGAAAATTTCACATGGTGAGAAATGTTCTGTCTACCACCTTTTGTGTGATTTGATTTATGTAATGTTGGTGTTTGGTCACGAAAAATCTCGTGTCTATCGTTTACCTTAGTTGCACTTGCACCTAACATTTGATTAATCTCTGAGCATCGTATGTTTTCAGAACAAAACTTATATATGTGGCTTATTCCCTTAGTAATGTGTAAGGATCAGAATTCACTGGATAGTATAAACTAAAATCATTTGATATTTTGAGTTTTCTTATATACATCACAATCTGAAGTTGGCAAACATGATGTAGTGTTTCTAATTTGAGCAGATAATTTAACCGTTAACATTATCATTAGTTGCTTATGCACTTTGATATGTAGTTCATGAGTTCCACTTGACTATTCAGACGTTAATCTGTTTTGCATCTGTTTGTACAGCAGCGGACAGATGAAATCAGAACAAGATACAATAATGGCCCAGGCTCAGCAGCATATAGCTATGCAGGTAATATTCATTGTTTCTTTTATAATTACTAAGTTTTACAACTCTTACCAATTTAACTTGTCTATTTATGTATTTACTGGTGATGTAGAAAATGGCGATGCAGATTGGTGGTTATAATAATCTTCCTGGAGCAGGGGCAGGGCTTACAGCACCTAACGAGGCTGCAACTAAAGTTTTGTGCTTAACTGAGGTACTTACCGACTCTCAAttcttatttaattatttaaaacgTTTTTGCATATAGCATTTGAATGAACATGGTCTTCGATGAAGGTTATCACTGTTGAGGACCTGATGGATGAGGGAGAATATGAAGACATACTAGAGGACATGAGAGAAGAAGGACAAAAGTTTGGTAAGCacaatatatttatatcttatattgtaTAACATGTTCCGTTGAATTGGGGCTTATTTCTTTAGTCTGCAACCAAGTAAAGGTAATGATCTTGTTGTATTTGATGTGCAGGGGATTTAACGAATGTCGTGATTCCACGTCCAAATCCAAATGGAGACGAAGTTAACGGTCTTGGCAGGGTATGTGTACAGACATACTATGTGTACAGACAGTTttgtttaatttaaataaatttttttttttcccgtTGCAGGTGTTCTTAGATTATGGGGACACCCATAGTTGTGCGAAAGCAAAGGAATCTTTGGGTGGCAGGAAGTTTGGGGGAAATGTGGTGACGGCTGTGTATTACCCTGAAGATAAATTCTTGGCCAACGACTATGGGGCTTAGATATGTGGAAATCAGTTATTTGTCGTGTTTTTATTTTCTACCTGTTATTAGTCTTTAAATTTAAGATACTGATGATAGTAAAGTAATTTTATGACTATGGCAAATTGTCAGAGAACATGGTAGAGAAATGAACTGTTCTAATATTTATGTATGTCGAAGTAGTTTGCATTTTGCTACAATTTAAGTCGGAATTTTCATATCCTTTGAAACCGATTTGAAATCATTTTCTCAAGTGCTTTTGGGCTATATATCCTCTACTACTAAGGTTGTGTTCATTGCATTTGAATGAAATCATTCAGCGTTTAATCAGTTAGCATTAGAATAGATAGTTTAACTATAGAACACCTCATTCTTTTATATATTCGCCGGGTATAAACCCTTCACCCAAAAAAACCTATAGAACACCTTCATTCTCAATAATATTCTTTTTAAACTACATCCAGAACAGTTACTCGTATtaaatatttatatctttttatttattCATGCATAATTAATAAGATAATTTTATATCATTAAAGTGTTCATTTAGATTAATTACCagaaatattattattgtcatttagaATGAAGTCTAATGAGACCTATGAATCATTCATAAACCTATTAGCGTTTAATTATTCCGTTTTATCAAATGTACAGATATTTTTAGAAAACCAATGGGGTTGTCAGAAGTCTGTTTAGAGACATAATCGACGACATCCTTTACACCATGGCTCTAATATACCAGTGCAATTCAGAAAGGGATCATATGACTAGGCACTACCCACCCCTGCACCCGAATCAAGTAACAAATAAGCAAAACTCCAAACTAATTACAAACACATACAGTCTTAACAGGCCATGATGCCACACGCACTGAACAGTTTCACCAGCATACTAACTTAAGTTAGACTAACCTTAAAACAATGTGGAACATATGACAATGACACCAAAATGAAAAACAAAAAGGAAGGTAAAATGGCACCACAATCAATTACATTTGCTGACCTCAAACTCTCTCTATATATACAGTATAACCTCTTTAATTTAAactcgataaattaataacctcgataaattaataaccccgataaaattaataatttgtccggTCCCAACTTAGGACCAGTATAAAATTGGACCCCAATCGATaaaataatagaataataattttTAGAAATCCGAATGTAAATATATTGGTCCCTGCAAAACTACAAATTAATAATTACTAAAATATTTCGAAATTCTATGATTTTCTAATAAAAATGAATCTATAATCACTTGTTTTTAGATTAGAAGTCATAGTTGATgtggttttaaaatttatcattagaCATTTTATAGTGATCATTCTAGATCTATGTAGTGTACATTGAACTTGACAAGTTCTTTAATGTGTCAATGTACGTACATGGGAATTTTGAAGGTTCATGTTTATGTTTTATTCAAATAGGTAAAGTGA
Proteins encoded in this region:
- the LOC139862025 gene encoding splicing factor U2af large subunit A-like isoform X2, with the protein product MSSRRDERHTDGGGDDVDTIPSGDYEDRDSHHHKLSSRGDSERVRTSETRGKDRDRDRDRERRNRDYSERSGRDERGRDRRDDGGRSRDRDYSSRRHDYDRDRERHHRHRSRSASPDRSRESSKSRSKSKRTSGFDMGPPTAATQPGAVGQMHDAPQLTPGVLPNMFPFGTPQMGAFPMMPAHTMTQQATRHARRVYVGGLPPLANEQTIATFFSQVMTAIGGTSAGPGDAVVNVYINHEKKFAFVEMRTVEEASNAMTLDGIIFEGVSVRVRRPTDYNPSLAAVLGPSQPNPNLNLAAAGLTPGGIGGVEGPDRVFVGGLPYYFTEVQIRELLESFGPLRGFDLVKDRDTGNSKGYGFCVYEDNAVTDVACAALNGLKMGDKTLTVRRATISSGQMKSEQDTIMAQAQQHIAMQKMAMQIGGYNNLPGAGAGLTAPNEAATKVLCLTEVITVEDLMDEGEYEDILEDMREEGQKFGDLTNVVIPRPNPNGDEVNGLGRVFLDYGDTHSCAKAKESLGGRKFGGNVVTAVYYPEDKFLANDYGA
- the LOC139862025 gene encoding splicing factor U2af large subunit A-like isoform X4 is translated as MHDAPQLTPGVLPNMFPFGTPQMGAFPMMPAHTMTQQATRHARRVYVGGLPPLANEQTIATFFSQVMTAIGGTSAGPAGDAVVNVYINHEKKFAFVEMRTVEEASNAMTLDGIIFEGVSVRVRRPTDYNPSLAAVLGPSQPNPNLNLAAAGLTPGGIGGVEGPDRVFVGGLPYYFTEVQIRELLESFGPLRGFDLVKDRDTGNSKGYGFCVYEDNAVTDVACAALNGLKMGDKTLTVRRATISSGQMKSEQDTIMAQAQQHIAMQKMAMQIGGYNNLPGAGAGLTAPNEAATKVLCLTEVITVEDLMDEGEYEDILEDMREEGQKFGDLTNVVIPRPNPNGDEVNGLGRVFLDYGDTHSCAKAKESLGGRKFGGNVVTAVYYPEDKFLANDYGA
- the LOC139862025 gene encoding splicing factor U2af large subunit A-like isoform X5 — encoded protein: MSSRRDERHTDGGGDDVDTIPSGDYEDRDSHHHKLSSRGDSERVRTSETRGKDRDRDRDRERRNRDYSERSGRDERGRDRRDDGGRSRDRDYSSRRHDYDRDRERHHRHRSRSASPDRSRESSKSRSKSKRTSGFDMGPPTAATQPGAVGQMHDAPQLTPGVLPNMFPFGTPQMGAFPMMPAHTMTQQATRHARRVYVGGLPPLANEQTIATFFSQVMTAIGGTSAGPGDAVVNVYINHEKKFAFVEMRTVEEASNAMTLDGIIFEGVSVRVRRPTDYNPSLAAVLGPSQPNPNLNLAAAGLTPGGIGGVEGPDRVFVGGLPYYFTEVQIRELLESFGPLRGFDLVKDRDTGNSKGYGFCVYEDNAVTDVACAALNGLKMGDKTLTVRRATISGQMKSEQDTIMAQAQQHIAMQKMAMQIGGYNNLPGAGAGLTAPNEAATKVLCLTEVITVEDLMDEGEYEDILEDMREEGQKFGDLTNVVIPRPNPNGDEVNGLGRVFLDYGDTHSCAKAKESLGGRKFGGNVVTAVYYPEDKFLANDYGA
- the LOC139862025 gene encoding splicing factor U2af large subunit A-like isoform X3, translated to MSSRRDERHTDGGGDDVDTIPSGDYEDRDSHHHKLSSRGDSERVRTSETRGKDRDRDRDRERRNRDYSERSGRDERGRDRRDDGGRSRDRDYSSRRHDYDRDRERHHRHRSRSASPDRSRESSKSRSKSKRTSGFDMGPPTAATQPGAVGQMHDAPQLTPGVLPNMFPFGTPQMGAFPMMPAHTMTQQATRHARRVYVGGLPPLANEQTIATFFSQVMTAIGGTSAGPAGDAVVNVYINHEKKFAFVEMRTVEEASNAMTLDGIIFEGVSVRVRRPTDYNPSLAAVLGPSQPNPNLNLAAAGLTPGGIGGVEGPDRVFVGGLPYYFTEVQIRELLESFGPLRGFDLVKDRDTGNSKGYGFCVYEDNAVTDVACAALNGLKMGDKTLTVRRATISGQMKSEQDTIMAQAQQHIAMQKMAMQIGGYNNLPGAGAGLTAPNEAATKVLCLTEVITVEDLMDEGEYEDILEDMREEGQKFGDLTNVVIPRPNPNGDEVNGLGRVFLDYGDTHSCAKAKESLGGRKFGGNVVTAVYYPEDKFLANDYGA
- the LOC139862025 gene encoding splicing factor U2af large subunit A-like isoform X1 — encoded protein: MSSRRDERHTDGGGDDVDTIPSGDYEDRDSHHHKLSSRGDSERVRTSETRGKDRDRDRDRERRNRDYSERSGRDERGRDRRDDGGRSRDRDYSSRRHDYDRDRERHHRHRSRSASPDRSRESSKSRSKSKRTSGFDMGPPTAATQPGAVGQMHDAPQLTPGVLPNMFPFGTPQMGAFPMMPAHTMTQQATRHARRVYVGGLPPLANEQTIATFFSQVMTAIGGTSAGPAGDAVVNVYINHEKKFAFVEMRTVEEASNAMTLDGIIFEGVSVRVRRPTDYNPSLAAVLGPSQPNPNLNLAAAGLTPGGIGGVEGPDRVFVGGLPYYFTEVQIRELLESFGPLRGFDLVKDRDTGNSKGYGFCVYEDNAVTDVACAALNGLKMGDKTLTVRRATISSGQMKSEQDTIMAQAQQHIAMQKMAMQIGGYNNLPGAGAGLTAPNEAATKVLCLTEVITVEDLMDEGEYEDILEDMREEGQKFGDLTNVVIPRPNPNGDEVNGLGRVFLDYGDTHSCAKAKESLGGRKFGGNVVTAVYYPEDKFLANDYGA